GATTTCTGAAAACACACAGCAAGTGGAACGCTACAAAAACGGTGAGAAGAAGCTTATTGGATTTTTTGTGGGCGCTGTAATGAAGGCTTCAAAGGGAAAAGCTGATCCGAAACAGACAAATGAAATCTTGCGTAAAAAATTACTTTAAAATATTAATTAGGCTGATATTATGGTAATGAAGAACCTGGTTTTTATATATTTTATTTTCGTTCTTTTTAATTCTTTTCTTTTCAGCCAGGATTCCATTAAGACGACAACAAATGATTCAACAAAAATTGATTCATTAAAGAAAGCATCACTCGATAGCGCATTGTTTATCAATAATGATTCACTTTCCCTACAGCTTGTTCACCCGGTAAATAAGAAAATCCCCAAAAATGTTATTACGATGCCTAAGCTTTCAAATAATCCATTGAAAATTGATACCCGAACAAGCTCTTATTACACTCCAAGAAATGTACAGGATAAAATGGATCAGATTATGAATCGGCCAAGGTCTGATAACTTTGTTCCTGTTTTAGCTATGGCTGCATTTGCTGCAAAGGTGGCCGCGCAACAACTTGAAATTGATAAACTATTTGAACTTAAAGCAAAAGACTATCTAATTACCGATGAACAGTTTTCAGTTTTAGAAAAGCTTTGGATAAAATCACCTTTACGAATTGATAAACTGTACTTATCAACAGATTTAAAAAACGAAACCACTGCAAGGGAATTGCAAACAACTTTGTCTGCTCTTGCTGATAAGGGATTGATAAAAACACGCGATGCCGGTGAAAATAATATCATGTTTTTTCCAGCCCAAAAAAGTGACAAAGTGATTTCAATGGTCAAATCTGCATTAAATGACCCAACAATTGAAACTGATGTTCAATTAAAGCTTCAGTCCCTTTTACAAAAACTGCAAAAAATTACTCCTGAAAAAACCGAATAAACATGACTCCGAAAATTATCATTCACGGTGGTGCATGGGACATTCCTAAAATTCTTCACAAAGCGCATCTAAAAGGAATAAAAGATGCGTTGAACGTTGGCCGGGAAATCTTATCCAAATCAGATGATTCTTTAGAAACTGTTTTGGCTATTATCAAAAACTTGGAGGATAACCCGACTTTTGATGCCGGTAAAGGTTCATTTTTAAATAGCGCCGGTGAAGTTGAAATGGATGCGGCGATAATGGTTGGAGAAGACCTAAGTATTGGTGCAGTGGCCGCGATTCAAAATGTAAAAAATCCCATCGAAGTAGCAAACCTGGTCAGGACAAAATCGCAACATGTTTTACTTGTAGGAGTGGGTGCTGCCTCTTTTGCCAGTGCACATAATACCCAGGCAGCGAAGACTGAAAATTTGCTGGTTGGCAGAGAAAAAAAATTACATACCCAGCTATCAAAACAAAAAGAAGTAAACATCAAATCTTTCTTTGAAAAAAAAGTGCCTTCAGATACAGTTGGGGCGGTTGTAATCAATAGTCGTGGACAAATTGTGGTGGGTACATCAACAGGTGGGACACCACATAAAATGGCTGGCAGAGTTGGCGATTGTCCCATAGCCGGTTCCGGTTTTTTTGCAGATAATTTACTTGGCGGTGTTGCATGTACTGGTTGGGGCGAAGGAATTTTACGGGTTCAGTTGGCCAGAGAAGTTATTGATCGTGTAAAAGCAGGAGTAAGTCCTCAAAAAGCCGTAAATGATTCGGTTGCTTACATGAGAGAAAGGGTAAATGGCGATGGCGGAGTTATTTTTATTAATAATGCCGGAAAGATTGCATTTGCTTTTAATACGCCTTTTATGGCAGTTGGGGCCGCGACTTGTGAGAAAATAAATTTTGTAAGCCTTGGACATGAACGATGATTTTTTTCTATCTGTTAAAACTTACACGCCCGTTAAATGTGGCCATTACAGGTGGTTCCGTTTTAATTGCTGCATCACTGTCTGCTAATTTTTTTCTTTCCAAAACTGTGATTCTTGCAATGATTTCTGCAAGTTTAATTACAGCTGCAGCAAACATTGTAAATGATATTTATGATATCGAGATCGATAAGATCAACAAGCCACACAGAATCCTGTCTTCAGGGAAAGTGTCAATCCAAAATGCATGGGTTGCCTATTTTATTATTAATATTGTGTCATTACTTTTAGCATGGTTTGCAGGATTTATTCTTTTCCTTATTGCATTATATTCAGCCGCCATTCTTTACTTTTACAGTTTTTATTTTAAACGGACAATATTAGCCGGTAACTTTGTTGTAAGTCTTATATCCGGATTGGCTTTTATATTTGGCGCTATGGCAATTGATGATTGGATTGTTGGAGTAGCTCCGGCTGTTTTTGCTTTTCTTTTCCATTTTGGCAGGGAAATTGTTAAGGATTTGGAAGATGTGCAAGGAGACTTAGCAAGAGAGGTTGTTACTTTTGCCGGTCGTTATGGGAAAACTAAATCTGTTCTACTGATAAATATTATTTTTATCATTTTAATTCTATTTTTATTCGCTCCTTTTGTATTAAATCAATACAATATTTATTATATTTATATCATAATTCCTGGCGTTGCAACTGTTCTTCTGCTTATTTCAATTTTGCTTTGGTTTAAGAATGATGTTATGTGGTTAAACAGAGTAAGCCTGATGTTAAAAATTGATATGTTTATTGGGCTTTGTGCAATATACATAGGAGCAAATCATGATATTTTCTCTAATTACTAATCTGGAACATTTAGACGTTATTTTAGCTTCTGCTTCGCCAAGGCGCTATGAATTGCTGGCTAGTACAGGAATTCAGTTTAAGGTTATCCCAAGTTCTTTTGATGAATCTTCGGTAGATATTTCCGATCCGATTTTACTTGCTGAAGAAATTGCACATCAGAAAGGTCTGGTGGTTGCCAGGGAATACCCGCAACACTTAGTTATTTCTGCAGACACAATTGTAACAATTGGTGATAATATCTTTGGAAAACCAAAAAATGAGCAACATGCCGCTGAGATGTTACAAGCATTGTCCGGGAAAAGCCACAAGGTGCATACAGCTTTCGGTTTATTTTTACTTAAGTATGATAAATCCCTCATCGAGACTTGCACAACTGAGGTAACAATGCGGGATTTGCATAATGATGAAATAATGGCTTATGTAAATACAGGTGAGCCGATGGATAAAGCAGGGGCATATGCCATTCAAGGGCAAGGTGCTATGCTGGTTGAAAAAATAAATGGCGCTTATTCAAATGTTGTGGGATTCCCCCTAGCAAAATTTTTTACAACTTTGGATCATTTTCTTGCAAATCTTGCATTACAGGAATAGCTTTGCAGTTCTTCCAAATTAATAAATAAACAAATGAAAGGTTCCCATCGGATGGGTAATGGATAATATGGACAATTATCAACTTTATTATGAGCAATAAAATACTTTTTGTAGATGATGATCCAAATATTCAAAAGATGGTGGAGATCTTTTTAAGAGACCAGAATTATCAAATAACCTATGCAAAAAATGGGCGTTCGGCATTAAGGTTTTTTGAAAAAGAAAAATATAATCTGGTAATAACAGATGTTCAAATGCCTGAAATGGATGGGTTAACTTTAGCTAAAGAAATTCGCATACAGGATAAGAAAATCCCGATACTTATTGTATCTGCTTTTGGCCAGGAAAATATGAACAATAAAGTTTTAGGGGAGCAGGCCTTTGTAATAAGTAAACCTTTTGAAAGAAATGAACTAATTGATGTAATTGAAAAAAATATTAAACCCTGAAAATAGCATTACGTGCACTTAATTTTGTGGCCAGGTCGTGAATTGTTGTTTCTTCAAATTGTTGTTTAATGTCATCTTTTACCCTGGCCCAGTTATCATGCATTGGACATGGTTCCAACTCTCCACAACCCGGTAAACCTAACACGCACTTATCAAATATTCCACCTCCATCCACAATATCTACAACTTCAAAAATATAAATTTTTTCCGGGGAGCGGCTAAATGAAATACCACCTTTTGGCCCTCTATTTGAGGATAGGATATTTTTGCTCGTAAATTTTTGAAATATTTTTGTTAAAAAATGAAATGAAATATTTAGTTTTTCGGATATTTCAGAAATAGGAATGGTACTTCTGTCATTTTGTGAAGCAATATATATTAGACCTCTTATGGCATAAATAGCTGCATTGGAAAGCATAAAGTCCTTAAATATTAATTAGTACTACTTTATCTTAAATATATGATCAATTAAATGCAATAAAGTTAATTAAATCACAACTTATTTTAACCGTTCGTTAAACCTGCTAACTTTATTAGCTAAATCGGCTAAATTGGTTTTTTCAAACTTCGAGCGTAGTTGTTTCCGGATAGGTCCCCAATCTTCATGAAGCGGGCAGGGTTCGGCATCTGCACAGCCTGGGATTCCGAGCAGACATTCTGAAAAAATGGGATTTGGTTCTACTGCATCAACAATATCAATTAGAAATATTTTATTTGTTGGTTTAGTAAACGAAACACCTCCATTTGGTCCACGATAGGAGGTCATTAGGTTTATTTGGGTTAACTTTTGTAAAATTTTTGTTAAAAAATGAAACGAAATATCCAATTTTTCGGCAATTGTAGATATTGGTAAATATTTTTCATTTTTATGTGCCGCAATAAATATACTTGCCCGGATTGCGTAAACAGTGCTGCTTGATAGCATTGGATCTCCTTTTCCAGTTTTCTTGTTATCAATATAATATATGACAGATAAATGTTATTCTTTAATTTTTGATTTATATTAACTAAATTAGTTACTGAATTTATTCTTATAATAGAATTTTATTTATGAGGTCAAAATGTCTAAAGGAAATACAAAAAATCTAAAAATATCTACTTTATGTGTTCATGGCTCCGGAGGTTACGATGCTGCAACCGGCGCTGTTGGAAAACCGATTTATCAAACCTCGACATTTGCTTTTGAAAATGCAAAAGCCGGTGCAGAAATATTTAATGGTGAAAGAGAAGGTTATGTTTATACACGTATTGGCAACCCAACGCAAGAGGCTTTAGAAAAAGAAATGGCTTTTTTGGAGGGTGGGGAAGCCGCTTTGGCATTTAGCTCCGGAATGGCTGCTATTTCCAGCGTTATATTTTCCTTGTGTAAATCCGGGGATAATTTTGTTTCGTCTGATACGCTTTATGGTGGCTCGCATCAGCTGTTTGCAGAAACTTTACCTCGTTGGGATATTGAGGCAAGGGAAATTGATGCAACTAATTTAGATAATATAAAAAACTCAATCGATGAAAATACACGTCTCATTTATATTGAAACACCTGCCAACCCAACTATGACAATAATTGATATTGCAGAGTGTGTCAAAATTGCTAAAAAACATGGAATTCCCGTTGTTGTAGATAATACTTTTCCAACACCTTACTTTCAACGCCCTTTAGAACTTGGAGCTTCAATTGTAGTGCATTCAGCAACAAAATATATTGGCGGCCATGGAGACACAGTTGCCGGGATTGCAATCGCTGACAAGGAATATATCGATAATCTAAGAATGTCTATTTTGCGGGATATTGGCGGGGTTATCAGCCCATTAAACGCCTGGTTGCTGGTACGCGGTTTAAAAACTTTGGCCGTCAGAATGGAAAAACACCAGGAAAACGCATTACAAATTGCAAAATATCTTCAATTCCATCCAAAGATAAAAAAAGTAATGTATCCTGGGCTGGCGATTCATCCACAATATGAACTGGCAAAGAAACAAATGTCCGGTTTTGGTGGAATGATTGCGTTTGAGGTTAAAGGTGGTCGAAAAGCGGGCGAAAAGCTAATGGACTCAGTTGATCTGATAACCTTGGCAGTTAGTCTCGGTGATGTGGATTCATTGATTGAACATCCGGCTTCAATGACACACTCCACGTATTCACCAGAGGACTTAGAAGCTGTTGGAATCACTGAAAGCCTGGTTCGGTTATCAGTTGGGATTGAGGATCCGGTTGATATTATTAACGATCTATCACAGGCTCTAAATAAAATTAAATAGAAAAATAGTGAAAGAAGATTTTTTTAATGACAGCTAAAAAAGTTTTTCAGCCTAGCAATTATTAATAGAATGGAGTTTCAATGCGTATTTTAGTAACCGGCGGATCAGGATTTATAGGATCACATTTATGCGAACGGTTTATTGATGAAGGACATGACGTAATTTGTATTGACAATTTTTTTACAGGTTCTAAAAATAACATCCGGCATTTAATTGACCATTGGAACTTTGAATTAATTCGTCATGATGTTTCTGAACCCATAATGTTAGAAGTTGATCAGATTTATAATTTTGCTTGCCCTGCTTCTCCGGTGCACTATCAATACAATCCGGTAAAAACAATAAAAACAAGTGTTATGGGAATGATAAATATGCTTGGCATGGCAAAACGCGTAAATGCCAGGTTAATGCAGGCCAGCACAAGTGAAGTTTATGGCGACCCCAAAATTCATCCCCAAACTGAGAGTTACTGGGGCAATGT
The genomic region above belongs to Calditrichota bacterium and contains:
- a CDS encoding peptidase T; the encoded protein is MTPKIIIHGGAWDIPKILHKAHLKGIKDALNVGREILSKSDDSLETVLAIIKNLEDNPTFDAGKGSFLNSAGEVEMDAAIMVGEDLSIGAVAAIQNVKNPIEVANLVRTKSQHVLLVGVGAASFASAHNTQAAKTENLLVGREKKLHTQLSKQKEVNIKSFFEKKVPSDTVGAVVINSRGQIVVGTSTGGTPHKMAGRVGDCPIAGSGFFADNLLGGVACTGWGEGILRVQLAREVIDRVKAGVSPQKAVNDSVAYMRERVNGDGGVIFINNAGKIAFAFNTPFMAVGAATCEKINFVSLGHER
- a CDS encoding geranylgeranylglycerol-phosphate geranylgeranyltransferase, which produces MIFFYLLKLTRPLNVAITGGSVLIAASLSANFFLSKTVILAMISASLITAAANIVNDIYDIEIDKINKPHRILSSGKVSIQNAWVAYFIINIVSLLLAWFAGFILFLIALYSAAILYFYSFYFKRTILAGNFVVSLISGLAFIFGAMAIDDWIVGVAPAVFAFLFHFGREIVKDLEDVQGDLAREVVTFAGRYGKTKSVLLINIIFIILILFLFAPFVLNQYNIYYIYIIIPGVATVLLLISILLWFKNDVMWLNRVSLMLKIDMFIGLCAIYIGANHDIFSNY
- the maf gene encoding septum formation protein Maf, yielding MIFSLITNLEHLDVILASASPRRYELLASTGIQFKVIPSSFDESSVDISDPILLAEEIAHQKGLVVAREYPQHLVISADTIVTIGDNIFGKPKNEQHAAEMLQALSGKSHKVHTAFGLFLLKYDKSLIETCTTEVTMRDLHNDEIMAYVNTGEPMDKAGAYAIQGQGAMLVEKINGAYSNVVGFPLAKFFTTLDHFLANLALQE
- a CDS encoding response regulator; translated protein: MSNKILFVDDDPNIQKMVEIFLRDQNYQITYAKNGRSALRFFEKEKYNLVITDVQMPEMDGLTLAKEIRIQDKKIPILIVSAFGQENMNNKVLGEQAFVISKPFERNELIDVIEKNIKP
- a CDS encoding Rrf2 family transcriptional regulator — its product is MLSNAAIYAIRGLIYIASQNDRSTIPISEISEKLNISFHFLTKIFQKFTSKNILSSNRGPKGGISFSRSPEKIYIFEVVDIVDGGGIFDKCVLGLPGCGELEPCPMHDNWARVKDDIKQQFEETTIHDLATKLSARNAIFRV
- a CDS encoding Rrf2 family transcriptional regulator, with amino-acid sequence MLSSSTVYAIRASIFIAAHKNEKYLPISTIAEKLDISFHFLTKILQKLTQINLMTSYRGPNGGVSFTKPTNKIFLIDIVDAVEPNPIFSECLLGIPGCADAEPCPLHEDWGPIRKQLRSKFEKTNLADLANKVSRFNERLK
- a CDS encoding aminotransferase class I/II-fold pyridoxal phosphate-dependent enzyme encodes the protein MSKGNTKNLKISTLCVHGSGGYDAATGAVGKPIYQTSTFAFENAKAGAEIFNGEREGYVYTRIGNPTQEALEKEMAFLEGGEAALAFSSGMAAISSVIFSLCKSGDNFVSSDTLYGGSHQLFAETLPRWDIEAREIDATNLDNIKNSIDENTRLIYIETPANPTMTIIDIAECVKIAKKHGIPVVVDNTFPTPYFQRPLELGASIVVHSATKYIGGHGDTVAGIAIADKEYIDNLRMSILRDIGGVISPLNAWLLVRGLKTLAVRMEKHQENALQIAKYLQFHPKIKKVMYPGLAIHPQYELAKKQMSGFGGMIAFEVKGGRKAGEKLMDSVDLITLAVSLGDVDSLIEHPASMTHSTYSPEDLEAVGITESLVRLSVGIEDPVDIINDLSQALNKIK